The Candidatus Zymogenus saltonus genome includes a region encoding these proteins:
- a CDS encoding DUF4268 domain-containing protein, translated as MISRIKRLPLRDVWKHEALDFTSWLEDNIDILNEILDLNLTSVEREKEAGSFSVDLVAEDDRGNPVVIENQLEKSDHDHLGKVITYLTAIGAKTAIWIVADPRPEHVNAISWLNESSVASFYLLKVETICIDESSPAPLLTLIVGPSEEGREVGETKKEMAERYMIRHRFWTRLLDYANTKTKLHANISPSESNWIATGAGVRGLSYNYVITKHDSQVELYIDRGKDSANENKAIFDKLFESKENIEESFNGSLEWQRLDDRKASRIRKKILLGGYRDNEDKWPEIYENLVDAMIRLEKSFDPYIKKLQVK; from the coding sequence ATGATAAGTCGTATCAAACGTTTACCCTTACGTGACGTTTGGAAACATGAAGCATTAGATTTCACATCATGGCTAGAAGATAATATTGATATTTTGAATGAAATCCTTGATCTTAATCTTACGAGTGTTGAGCGTGAAAAGGAAGCCGGATCTTTTAGCGTCGATCTTGTAGCAGAAGATGATAGGGGCAATCCAGTTGTCATTGAGAACCAGCTTGAAAAGAGCGATCATGACCATCTTGGAAAGGTTATAACCTACCTTACAGCAATCGGAGCAAAGACGGCAATTTGGATAGTTGCCGATCCAAGACCTGAACATGTGAATGCCATATCCTGGTTGAACGAATCCAGTGTGGCATCTTTTTATCTTCTTAAGGTTGAAACAATTTGTATTGATGAGTCTTCTCCAGCACCGCTTCTTACATTGATTGTGGGACCAAGTGAGGAGGGAAGAGAAGTAGGCGAGACAAAGAAAGAAATGGCTGAAAGATACATGATTAGACATCGTTTCTGGACAAGACTCCTTGATTATGCTAACACAAAAACCAAGCTTCATGCCAACATTTCACCGAGTGAATCTAATTGGATAGCTACAGGCGCTGGTGTTCGAGGGTTATCTTATAACTATGTTATAACGAAACATGATTCACAAGTAGAACTCTATATTGACAGAGGTAAAGATTCAGCAAATGAAAACAAAGCTATATTTGATAAACTGTTTGAATCAAAAGAAAATATTGAAGAATCGTTTAATGGCTCTTTAGAATGGCAACGATTAGACGATCGAAAAGCCTCTCGTATTAGGAAAAAGATCCTTCTTGGAGGTTATAGAGATAATGAGGATAAGTGGCCCGAAATATATGAAAATTTAGTTGATGCAATGATTCGTTTGGAAAAGTCTTTCGATCCATATATAAAAAAGCTACAAGTAAAATAG